From Mugil cephalus isolate CIBA_MC_2020 chromosome 4, CIBA_Mcephalus_1.1, whole genome shotgun sequence:
TGAATGTATCAATGTATCCAAAATATGGGAAGGCAGTGACCTTTTGCAGAGAATCACCTCTACTTGGATTAAGACTGAGATTTAGACATCAAATTCAGACTTTTAAACTACTTTATGCTCACATTTAGTTTTGTGCACTGTCATTATGTGTAGACTAACATTAGGAAACATCACTGTGGTGCTATTATGTAATCCAGGTTACACAACTCTGCATGCATGTAAAGGTACGAATGTGCAAATTTCCACATGTGCACACTTGTGTGGACACATAAGGATGCTCACACACACCTActcacacagtaacacacacactccagagAAAAGTTCTCCTATTGACAAAAAGGGTCACAGAGTTCACAGCTATGTGATATATTGGAAGAGGAGACTATTAACCTCATCAGGTCTCTTTCTTTGGCAGCAAAGACGAACCGGTAGTAACTTGAACACTTATCCCCCaccacacgcacgcacacacacacactcatccactAACCActcccacaaaaaaacaagtcttttATAGTGTTGACCCTATAAAAGGGTCATTTCCTGAAGGTGCAGGAACCATAAAAATTAAGAGGGAGAGCGCTAAAAGGACAGAGCAGCAGAAGTTGGACTGTCTTCAACTCACTGGTCAGTGTTTGCTGCAAGTTGATGACTATGTGAGgtttttatagatttatttattccatgGAGGTCTCTGTTTGACGATGACACCTGTTCTCCTTGTGTAGTTGCTGCATCAGTTTGGAGAAAGATAAAGTTAATTGTTAAATTGTTTGGTCGCTGGGGCATAACAGCTTTGtttaaaaagaagtaaaaagttAAGAAAGGTCGGTAGGACTGTAGAAATTGCACAACATACTGTCAACTTTATGGCTAATAAAATTTCAAAGGGACCAAAGTCTATTAATACAGGGACAAAATTTCCCTGGGACCTCAGGAATCTCACTCCTTCCACCCTCCTTCCTCTATTCCCACGCTCCAATGTACCAGTCCCTGCAGTCGGTCTTTTCTCTTGGCAATTGGGAATATGCTGCCTTAAATGTTGCAGACTTGAATGCgtgttttttcaaaaatacagcaacatgAGAAGAGATTGGATGCATGACTCCATTGATCTAAGTTTAAAGGCACGGCCTTTCTGCTGGTGTGTATCACTGCTGAGCTCCTCAATGCttatttaaaggattttatAAGATCGTGATCGAGTTAGGTGCTTCGCAGCTCATGCTGCGAAGGtatgaagggggtggagggaAGAGTGAGTCCGCAGGGAGCAACAAGCAGCGCAGTCCTATCCTAAAGGGACAGAAATAATGGAAGGGTTTTATAGGTACAATTAAAAAGACCCGAAACAGATGTTACTTTTCACTAATAAAGGAAATAATTACTTCACACCAGTAATTAAGCTCTATGTAGGGAcatgagtgaggaggaggaggaggaggaggaggaggaggaggggagtgaAAGATAAAATGGAGATCATTGAGGGGATTATTGTTGATGGATGCGTTCAGGCTCTGTGTGGTCGTGCGAGGAGCTGCTGAGGATCAGTTTATGGAAGAATCCATTAAATCTAAGAGGCGTTTAAGCAAACAAAACGCTGCATGGACATAATGTTGGATCCCACAAGGGAGCTACTGTGTCGGAAAGAAGCACAATTAACGGTGGATTACCTCGTGATTATCtacatgaaaatttaattagCCTCCTTTCTGCAGCAAAGCAGGGCAGCTTCTTGCTATACCTGTGGTTGTATTTCTCTTCACAGTATCACCCCCAGGACATTCATTATGGACCTTGTGAGAACACACGGATCAAGTGATTTCTTTAGGGACAGGAGCCAAGTTTGATTTATATAACGTACAACACAGATGGATAAAGAGAAGCTCACAAAAGGAGCTATAGATATTTTATGTTGCATGCTTCCTAGAGGGAGGTTTGGCACAATCTGGTCACACTGACTTTGTCTTTAGAGAAAACTCTTGGCTCAGGCTCTGACAGATTTGGGTGGCTTCAGGGATTTAGTTTTTCAGTAACTGACAGAGTTTGGACAGAAAACTTCCAGGCAGAAGTGTTGCcattcttgttgttgtttaggtggatgaaatgaaatggaatgTGAGAAACGGAGAGAGTTTTGAGAACAAACACAAGACAGCAGTTCATATATCAGCCTGCTGGAACTGCAGTCAGCATGAGACTTGGCTCAGGTTCATCTTTATTAAAGTTATTCACACAGCTGATGTGACAGGATGTggcacatatttatttaaagcatttCAAACGGTTTCAGAGTGGATGATGAGGAATGTAAGAAAATCCTCCAGCACACAAAGTTTGTGTgaaatttgttcattttagtttgaaagaaaacaagattgTTTCCCTTTTGCGGATGAATATAGTTGTTATAGTTTCTGTTTGGCCAAAAATAGCTGAGACCCCTCTGATCTCGATTTTTTGAATGCACATCTGCTCAGAGTCTGTAAGAGGGTTGTCACTTTAGTGATGGGCTAAATTTAGGTGTCGTCTGCATATTCATGAAATgcggttttattattattggtgaTGAAGGATTAAAAATCATGTATACAATCAAGATCCCAGTGGTATTAAGCTTAATTccctacaaaaaaatattatactaTTTCACAGGTGGAAAGTCAGTGAAGGATCAGGGTCTTCAGGTTGACTATTACTCAAAAAGTGATAACTTCACTTTTTGAGTAATAGTCAACCTCAGGGTTGACTACAACATCACTTAAACAAGTAGGTTACTTGTTGACCACCATGTGAAAATTATAAAATGCCTCTCTTAATAGAAAGGAATGTGATCCCAAAGGTCAAACTGGAGGAGTGTTAGTAAGAACAGCAGAAATGTGTCAGGCAGCGGttctatttgtttgtgttgttgtaagttTAACCAGCTGGATTCTCACAAGATTCGCAAGATCACGTGAGAAGCCATCTAGCCAGGTTTTGGATCAGTCTGTGTCCTTTGAGGAATTACTGACAGCAGCGACAAGCGTGTTTTAGGTGTGACGACACTCTTTGGAGGCGGCAGCAataagcaatctgattggttgaCATCAGTCAGTCTCTGTCCTTTTCTAGTATCCAAGGACTACTTCTCAGATGTGAAACCCGTCTTTGTGCATCAGGTTAGTTATAGGTCAGCTGTAGTTTGATTGTGTAGAACCATCTTGTAGATTACACACTTATTGAATCACCATAATGAGTGATATATGTCTATATCTGTCTTACAACTGTATTACTTTAACGTAGCtgccatttaaataataatggaTGATTTAAGCCTTGGGCCCTTTTTGAAATCATGATAATTGCCAAAATGAATGCCATACAGACCTAAGTAAACTAAATCAAAAGGTGGTGACAGGAAACCACCCAATAAACTTCAGGCCTCCTTTATCAAGCATGTAGAAGGATCAACAGTGCCAGTAGCTTCAGACCAGAATGATGCCCCCGTCGATAACCTCATTTAGTGTGCACATTAACATGTGAACTGATGCTTCAGAGAAATATTTTGCTTAGTTattaaaatctgttaaattataGGTCATAGCTTTAATGTAAGATACCAAATAttattttgacttgttcctCCTTTTGGTAGCGGTTGGTTTCCCATTCTTAGGACCCACTATAACTCTTGGTGCTGTGAATATGAATTGTCATCCAAAGCAtaaggtgtcaaactcattttagttcagggacTACAAGTATGTACAACACAATTTGATCTCAAAAGGGGCCAGATCAGTAATGTACTAGCATTATAATCTCTAAATAagatttttcctttgttttagttagaAGAGGCACATTATGCAACACATTTCTGGTAAAAGGCAACTTTCCTACAACTACATTTTAGTTTGCtgcgtgctgtgtgtgtgcaaatcgTGTCTGTAAAGTCCTTGTAAACCTGTGTTTCTactattttaatataatatcaaaaatattcattttagcTTAAAGAGGATAAATTGCTCTGTCTTTCACGTGAAGCTGAAATTCAGATGGTCCAAATATCCAGTCTTAActgttaataatataatatgtgtttttctgttatcATCTTGCAGTGAAGTTTCCTTTAAATACTGTTAAAAAATACAACCTGATGGCACCTCTGCATTCAGATAAATCAGCATTTGTTCATactctgactgaagcctgtcatcaacacaaaacagcagcatTACAAACCAAGCCTGCAAATCAATCAAAACCATCTGTCTTATGTATAGTATGCAAAAAGTTTAGACTTTTTTAAACAGAGCAGAACATTGTCCCGTGACATTAATGTCTTGCATGTATATGtggatgcacacaaacacaagccgGTGAGACCCCAGCATGCTTCATGCTGTCCAGCTGTCCACCTTATTGCACTTCACTGCACGCACACTCTCCCCACCCTGCTGTCCAGCAGACGCCCCCCTATAATACAACGTATATAACATTACTAAGAATGAGTTTTCAGTATGTTTGTTGAAGACAGTCAGGCCGGAGCTTGTGTTcaatgtgtgtgtacgtgtggctgtgtgttgtccatgtgtgtgttcactgaGCAAGAACAGGGAGCATTAGGAGGTGTCTTTTGTTGCTCCTGGGGGGCTACTGTGCCCAGTCCTAATAGGAGTCTTGTGCCTGCCGTTGTCCCAAGGGAGGGCTTCTGAATGAAGGGGTctaacttcacacacacacacacacacacacacacacacacacacacacacacacacacacacacacccccttCCATCCTCCGCTCGAGCTTGGCCTCCCCCACCACCCTCTCCACTCCCTTGGGACTGGCcgagagacaaagagggagtGCGGCTGGGGTGGGATGGGATGTTTGGGGGGGTGCACTGTGGCCCCTGTCTTATTAGAAGGGTCGTGAACGTGTCACGATGATTAATATGCCGAGGTGCGTGGGGATACCCTAGAGTCACATTTATTCAACGCAAAggctctcaaacacacactcaccacaAAATGGCACATTTGCATTTCccattaagaaaagaaaatatagatatatatgcaAATGAAAGTCCTATCTAGGTTTATACCATTATGCATTATCCATTTGGACATTAACAATAGATGACCATTTCTCTCCCCACCCCATCTGAGCTGCGTGTTTTCACCTGATTGGCATATGCTGCCACACAGTTCGCATAAAGAAGCCAACTTGAATTACTTGTTGTTTTATCAAATGCACTGTTGACATGAGTTTGAAATGGTGTTTTGGAAGCTAAAAACTTCTGTGCCTGCTGGTCTATCTCATTGTGTACTGTAAAACAAATTCATCATCAAGTTGTTGCTTTTGCGTCTGCTGCTTGACAAAATCATGCACATATTCTGATAATTAAGTGAAGTGGTTGTCATTTCAGCAAATAAAGTGGTTTTACTCTATATTGCAAAAGTTGGTAGAATGAGAAAGTTTGGTCACCAGTGAAAGTCTGAACAGACTTTACATTTATACAGTCAAGGATATATTAATATACCTTTTTTCTAATAAAGCTTATAATCCTTTTTTAAGCACACTCAATGATAACATGCTCCTTATTTATTGTGTAACCGCACTTTAATTTCCCCCTGTCTGTTTCAACAGTTTAACTGGCtcagttttcctcctcccctcagcaACATTACAGCGTTTGGttattaaaagcatttaaatggGCTGCAATCATATAAAAATGGACAGATGGCACGGTGAACAAACCCCTTATATTCTATACGCCTCCCCTTACATACACGTATAGGAGGCTAACTATGGAACACAGGTACCCAGGGAGTCCGCCAGATGTTTGATAGGCTCACCTGCAGGCCCGCTGCGTGTTGGCAGTAAATTTCATGCGCTGCATATGCTGCAATTATACCGCAGGGAAATAAGCTGCTGTAATAATGAATCAGGctggaaacatgaggaggaaaagcaaacaacccccttttcttcttcttcttcttcttctggaaaAATGCAGTCCATGCTTCACCTGAGTTTGAGTataagtaaaagtaaagtaCAGATTTTAGCTTGTTATGTTCATCTTCAGTTCAGCTTCTGAGTTATAGCTCCAGTAGGTGGCGCCGAACTCACAAATTCATATCCGCCCTGcagtatttaaattaaagctcTGAGCTATAACTAGGCACATTACCCAGGAAATTAAACCATAAAAGCAGTCTTGTGGTTGCAGTAAAATCATTTTTTCAGTGTGTTATGGTAACAGGAGAATCGTTAGCAGGTAGAAGGATTAAATGTCCCATTGGTTTTCTGATCTTTACAAGCCAGCCTGGCTCATTTTGCCCAAGTGGACTGCTCTGCCAAGATGTGGGGTGCAATTAAGCAGCAGGCATTTATACTCCATGGTTTGCCTCGGACTTACAGGATCTATAAAGGCACAAATTGATTTCCCCTATCAATGCAGGCATTGTTTAACGTCATGTAGCTCAtatgttgtgcatgtgtgtttaataACAGGGGTCCTAACTGGATCACGGAGCACAGGCCCTCCTTCTCAGATTACTCCTTCTGGAGAAAGGCCTCTGCTTGAGAAACTGAACCGTTTTCAGCTCTGCAGTGTTTGCTGGTTTGTTGCTTCTCCGTTCCAGGAACTTAACAAAAGCAATTTGCAGGGGaagagcttgtgtgtgtgtctgtctccatttgcacaaaaaacaaaacaaaacaaaaaaaaacaacaaatgtagtAATCACAAGTAAACCCCAAGCAAACTGCAGAATCATTCATTCCCAGTTTTGTGCTGATGAGCAAACACAACACGACCCACGTTAATTGCTGTGACCCCAACAACCCACCAAAAGGAACATTGACATATTGTTTGTCCAGCGTGAGACACTGTATAATTTACACTCGCTAATGACTGTCCTTGGAAATACAGGCTGAAGGACCACGTCTGTCCCTGGCTTGGCCCTTATTCAAGGTTCGCCCTGGACTCTTCTAATGGATAGTCCATCTGTACCTCAGTGAATTCATATCCCTCAATGCATGCCCGTAATTCAATTACAACACTTGTTTAGTGTAAAAAGAAACAGCCCGGTGCAGTGTTCTCCCCTGGTCAATTGGGGTTTGATAAACAATTCACGATTGGCTGGAGAATCTCCACCctaatcaaaacaaaaacaaactgtggctGATTGAGCGCTGTTGTGGCTCAGAGATTTCAAATGATTCTCTGGTGAAAAGGCGTGATGTGAAGAAAGACATATTACCATTGCCATAGGGTCGACCTTGACCTTCAAACTCAATCTGGCTGTTAGGGCTGCCCCTCCCCGGCACCCCTGAGATGTAAAGAGGCTGACGGTTTTGACCCCTGATCCCATTTCTTAACTAGGCTGAGGTGCCAAATAACCTTTTGACCCAGGAAGCATTTGCAGTTTGCCTGAGCAACCCCAGATTTGGCAATGATTGACAGCTCcatacagtttttcttttttttttcttttatttacccCCTTTTTTAAACTgaggagcaacaacaacaactgctctgaaaaataaataacatttttttttttcccaaaaaaattGTAGTTGTAATATGTTGAGTGACCTCAGAGAAAATGGGCAAATTAAATATTCTATTGTACTCTGCTGGGACATTATTATGCCAGATAGATACAGAATAAATTTCCCTTAATAAATGAACGCTTTACATGGAAATGAATGTGTGAATCGAATGGATGGATGTCATTATATCAGATGGAGGTCTATGTAAATGAACCATGTGCAGATTTGACATGCGGCGCAAATCACAGAAACACCAGAGCCTGAGATCATGACGGGAATAAATCTGCCTATTTTAGGGGAAAGCCTGGTGTTCTCTGACATAACCCTTAATCCACACCTCAAATATAATTTCAACAAGGGGggctgtaagaaaaaaaactttaatttggcTAGTTTTAATGTCGTGATAGACCATTTCATTACGAGTGACCCAGGGGAATCTAAGGTTACCATCTGGCCACTAGCCACCATTGCTGATTCTTGTTTTAATATGCAAATGTATCTGTTTTCCAACCTTAATGTAATCACAAATGTAACGTAAATGAGTAGACCAAACAACAGGACCATGTGCACCCACAGCCTTCGTCCAGATAGGCAGAGGATGTCTGCTAGTAAAGTCTGGGGGTGACTGCTTAACATTATCATTGTggctttttaaattatattaaatgtgCAGTACTCCTTATTCTTGTTATTTACCAGAATATTGTAATTTCTCCATGACATGCAGAATGTGTTCACTCCTTGAAATTATAGCAATTTTTCAGATTATTTAGTTGAGGGGGGGGCACTTTTTTACtttagaaatgtataaaaacagtaGCAAAAAGTTGGTCTGAAAACTGCTGAGACGCAGGACGCAGTTCAActcaatttcatttattttgcattaataaCAATACACACTGTTTCAAGGCCCTCAAGTCAACATGAAGGcaatggtggcaaggaaaaatgATCTTTTAGCAAAAAGAAATCTTAAGCAGAACCCAggcatatggagggacccatctgcctcaGGCCAGTCagttagaaacagaaaaacagagagaggagcagcagtgaTGTAGTCAGTGTTTAACAAAGCTGTAGcaacagtgtttttcttttgctttgttttagagtgaataatgatatttttttttacataaggGGGAGACCGAATAAAAATAGAAGGCGCTCAGCTTTGTGCattgaaacacaaataataatgtgttggtGACTTGAAATGGCTGAAACAGCCTGTCCATGTGAAATGATGATCACGGAGTATAAACACAGAAACGTGACTGTCCTCTGTTCCACAGCGGAGCCCCTGGTGCAGGTGAACGGGAAGcccagctgctgcttcttcaaGTTCAGCCCCAAACTGATGTTCACCAAGGTGCTGAAGGCGCAGCTTTGGGTGTACCTGCGACCACTGCAGCAGACCTCCACCGTGTACCTGCAGATCCTGCGACTGAAGCCCGTCACGGAGCAGGGCAGCCGCCACATCCGCATCCGCTCGCTGAAGATAGAGCTCAACTCCAGGGTGGGCCACTGGCAAAGTATTGACTTTAAGCACGTGTTGCAGAACTGGTTCAAGCAGCCGCACACCAACTGGGGAATCGACATCAACGCCTTCGATGAGAGCGGCAATGACCTGGCAGTTACCTCGCTGCGACCCGGAGAGGAGGGGCTGGTAAGGACCCTCAGACCTGTCCCTGGGGCAGGGAGGGGAATCACGTCCATCACAGCTCACATTTAATACCAATCTATATTTCATTTAAAGGGCAGTCAAAACCAGATTAATAAGTAATTACAAAATCAAATGAAGTGAAATTTGTATTTATACCCAGACTAAACAGTCATTTCAGTTTCTACCTCCTCTTAACTTATTTTATGAAAAGTCAAATAAGTCGTAACACAAGATTGCTAGCATCAGTTATATGGTTAAGTTGAAATACAAACTACTAAaatttattcatgtaaaattTGTCTGTTTCAGAAGAAGAATTATTCATCTTAAGCAAGTTAGATACATCCAGATctaatttaaataaaccagGGACTGCACTGACAGAAAGGGaactcatttaaattaaaaacatttaaatacaaaaccCCCACAGTGAGAAACATATTGTCAGTGTCACGTCATAAAAGATTGTGTTGCTTCATCATGTGACCTCAACTCTTTTATACATGCATAATATTCCCATGGAGTGTTGACAGTGTGGATAATGCGCCTAATGTTCACCCATATACAGCAGATATGAAAGGTCGTGCTTTTAACACCTTCATATGAACAAACCTGCAGTTGGcttaatgtttttgtgaatcTACTTTCATTCAGCTTCCTAAGTGAAACAGTCAGACTTTAAGTGTTGAAGTGGATGAGTGATCTGTGGAAGGTTATCTGTGGTTACATTGATACAGAGATTATTTTTGTAGTTAACAGAAGAGGAATATAAGAAACACAGATAAGAACACAGGAAGAGACGCTCTGAATAAttctgtatttacatttttaacaaatagTGGgtctaaaaataaagacaacactAACACTACACAGCTGCTTTAGTTTGGCCTTTTCATTTAATCATCTTCAAACATATATGTAAAAAAGCTAATTGTTTTCACAAAGTGCACATAGATAAAATATAAGTGTATTTCAAGGCTTACAAGatgagcttttttctttttcctttaaaaatctaaatattaactAAATCACTACGccattaaagacaaaacataaaaacatatcatataaaaaaatatatatatatatatatatattaaaacctTCCAAACCTTTGATTCTCACCTGGGGAtgatttgttgaaaaaaaaaaactcatcatgttttttgtttttatgacaaACCTCTTGGTCTGATCGAATGACTGTGGCTGCACGGATGagttcacttcagttcagtCCCGGCGCAAACATATTAATTCTGACTTTTACTTATAAAAGCCATGTTGAATTATGTAGGCCACTTACCCGGTTAAGCAACACCAAATATTTACCAAGTGGTTATTTGGGTCAGATCTTCACAACACACATCAGAGGTCAGTTCTGGTGTCTTGGCCAATAAACCGCTGCCCTCTGAGCACACAGCAGTGTGCAATATTATTcttgagtggaaaaaaaagaggaaaagatcaAAAACATAGGCAAgtgtacaaaaaataaaacaaaacacaatgagcAAGAAAGAGTCAAACTCTGCTTTTCCACGATCCTCTGGGTTTTTTCTGCAACAAAAGCCCTAAAGACCAAGCTGACATGGTCTCACCCCAACATCCTTTCAGATTATTTCCTTCTTTTGAATGCGTCACAAAAAAATGTGCTCGAGCACAGCTGGAACCACTGTGGGGAGAAGAGGGCtttgtaaaacaaacatgatggAGTAAAATGTTTGATCCGCTGTGCTTTGCCCAAAGGTCAAGGTTATGGTAGCCTTCAGATGACCCCCTGGGTCATGGATCAAACCAAGAATACAGAGTCGGCCAGCAGTGACAGAGGAGGCTAGTTTCTGTCAGTTCCCTTTGAATCACAGTCCCGGTGGTACACTGTGTTCCTTctttgaaaataataacatttttcttatatattgttattgacaGTGAGATGAACAGGTGAtgaattttatctttttctttgtcacctTGGAGTGTGACCCTTTCCAGTTCTTTTCACTTAGGGGGAATACATGTACTGCATGTAatgcagtgtatttttttttctgataaaatTCTTGAATTGTCTTAAGTTAGCAGTGctataaaatatctaaaaattcCAAAACCTCTACATATATGTAACTTTAAAGTGGAGGATGTGATTAGCAGAAGATTTGTCAGACTAAAGTAATTACATTTGCCATCGATGACAGAGTGACCTTGACTCAGCAttcataataaattattattatgcttattattatttagatctGAGCTTGTCCTGTTGCGACATATTGAAATATctgaacagtgtttttttggctacagaaataattaatttgcaTGCAGGTTAACACCACATTTATTATGTCATATCTGGTATCTCTGAAAGTTGCTACTGTTCTGACGTTAGTGTATTGTTGGCAGGTTTTCTGACATGGATTAGCTGATTGAATACACAAAagctttcagtgttttattgattttgtgtgCTTTTCTGTGTCTTTACTCAGAGATAAATGCACATGCTGCCCTCCCCTCTTGCaatgtttgtgaaatgtttgtgaAGCAGTTTGTCTCCATCAGACTGACACGTATATTGTGCATCTAAGGTCCTTTGTGGGACACATTAGATAGAAACTAGAATATGAAGCTAGAGCTGCAACACTTAGCTAAGCTTAGCTACACTTAGCTATCTATCTTATCTACGTTTAGCTTAATAGCTAAGTTTAGCTATGCATAGGTCAGGGTAGGGAAAAACAGCTGCCATGGTGCTCTGTTAGGTTTTTAAATACACACGTCAGCACAATTAAAGGTCACATATTAACACAGAATAGGAGAACATGTTCAAACGATGTCTTGAAGTCTTGTTGTTGTGAAGCGGAGACATAGCTCAAAGGGACAGTTTCTTCCCATCAATAAATACTGTAGTCGCCTATAGCTCCAGAAGGACCAGGGAAATAGCAGGGACATGTCCTTGATAAatgtatgaacacacacatatactgtataaaagCTGGACACTTATGAACACATTTGTAAACTTATGTGGAGAAGGCGttatggagaagaagaagttatgGAGAAGCTGTTATGGTGTCCATTTGTCACCCGTTGTTTGTGCATATATTTTAGCACAGCATTGTCACAAGAAATTCTCTGATTCTCTTCAAAGCTcttttcatcattcatcattttctcGTCCTTTTTAACAAATTTGCAAAGCACACTTAATTCTCAGATAGTCAGGAGACAAGCATATTTACGAAAAAGTCAATGGCAGCCCTTAAGAAGTTAAAGGACCAGTGTTTCTTATATGGGGGATCTATTAGCAGTgtaagttgttgtgttttttgttagcTTAGATCGaatgatatatatttacaaaGGTCTTCATTGGTGTAGTCCACCATGTTTTTAACCTCACTACTAGATGTTACAAAATcatacacactggtcctttaagtgACGTTAAATGATACTTTAATAGAACTGGCAAAACCTGTCAAACAGTTGCCTGTATTATCCATTGCTGATCTGTCAGCCATGACTCTGCCGTTGTTCTCTTATAAccacctctttctttctgtcctgctcctcctccccctgatTCCAGCAGCCGTTCCTGGAAGTGAAGGTTCTGGAGACCACCAAACGTTCTCGAAGAAACCTCGGCCTGGACTGTGACGAACACTCTACCGAGTCTCGCTGCTGTCGCTACCCTCTGACTGTTGACTTCGAGGCGTTCGGCTGGGACTGGATCATTGCCCCCAAACGCTACAAAGCCAACTACTGTTCTGGCCAGTGCGAGTACATGTTCATGCAGAAATACCCGCACACCCACTTGGTGCAGCACGCCAACCCCCGAGGCTCGGCAGGGCCCTGCTGTACCCCGACCAAGATGTCCCCCATTAACATGCTCTACTTCAATGACAAGCAGCAGATTATTCATGGCAAGATCCCCGGGATGGTGGTGGATCGATGTGGCTGCTCTTAGGCTGCAGTAGGAGACAAATACCTGTACAGCCCACATCAAACCACCCAAAACCCTTACGGCGCTCTCCCCTGGCCCCAGAACCCACTCCTCAGCACCAGATTTCACTTTTGCTCAAATGACACAAAGCATCccactgtgtttccatttttccaGTAACTAAATTGATTCTAACTGTATAAAAAAGTTATGAATGAAATATGAATCAAAAAAGAACTGAGTGATGGAAATACAGTACATTATGAATGATTTAAAGAGGTTGAACTTGTGGAGCATCTTCAGAAAACGGTAAATGAGACAGAACTATGTTA
This genomic window contains:
- the gdf11 gene encoding growth/differentiation factor 11 isoform X1; translated protein: MPRYNFLLCLMVLISLGLSGSDEPNLLLPPASETPTDAGLSLLDEDAGSHECSACVWREQSKVLRLETIKSQILSKLRLKQAPNISREVVNQLLPKAPPLQQLLDHHDFQGDASSQDEFMEEDEYHATTESVITMASEPEPLVQVNGKPSCCFFKFSPKLMFTKVLKAQLWVYLRPLQQTSTVYLQILRLKPVTEQGSRHIRIRSLKIELNSRVGHWQSIDFKHVLQNWFKQPHTNWGIDINAFDESGNDLAVTSLRPGEEGLQPFLEVKVLETTKRSRRNLGLDCDEHSTESRCCRYPLTVDFEAFGWDWIIAPKRYKANYCSGQCEYMFMQKYPHTHLVQHANPRGSAGPCCTPTKMSPINMLYFNDKQQIIHGKIPGMVVDRCGCS
- the gdf11 gene encoding growth/differentiation factor 11 isoform X2; translation: MPRYNFLLCLMVLISLGLSGSDEPNLLLPPASETPTDAGLSLLDEDAGSHECSACVWREQSKVLRLETIKSQILSKLRLKQAPNISREVVNQLLPKAPPLQQLLDHHDFQGDASSQDEFMEEDEYHATTESVITMASEPEPLVQVNGKPSCCFFKFSPKLMFTKVLKAQLWVYLRPLQQTSTVYLQILRLKPVTEQGSRHIRIRSLKIELNSRVGHWQSIDFKHVLQNWFKQPHTNWGIDINAFDESGNDLAVTSLRPGEEGLPFLEVKVLETTKRSRRNLGLDCDEHSTESRCCRYPLTVDFEAFGWDWIIAPKRYKANYCSGQCEYMFMQKYPHTHLVQHANPRGSAGPCCTPTKMSPINMLYFNDKQQIIHGKIPGMVVDRCGCS